A segment of the Selenihalanaerobacter shriftii genome:
ATTCTACCAATGGCTTCAATGGAGAATTCACTTATACTTCTACCTTTAGGTATAAAACGTCTTATGAGACCATTATGACGTTCATTGGTACCTCTTTCCCATGATGAATATGGATGTGTAAAATATACTTTTGTATCAACTAG
Coding sequences within it:
- a CDS encoding IS30 family transposase, whose amino-acid sequence is LVDTKVYFTHPYSSWERGTNERHNGLIRRFIPKGRSISEFSIEAIGRIQNWCNTLPRKILGYLTPDESFEDQLREILYD